One stretch of Brachyhypopomus gauderio isolate BG-103 chromosome 10, BGAUD_0.2, whole genome shotgun sequence DNA includes these proteins:
- the nfkbil1 gene encoding NF-kappa-B inhibitor-like protein 1 has translation MVSRKQTKIWRYVEEGSFLKLKAYLRKHKDVELNFSQGKRQRSLLHVVCSHGDDAILRLLLKHGADPLRRDRNGDTPLHLAAKRALKYGKTDYDDLVVPLRKHCPAALNTPNHTGVTPSALLEGIRFGQGASLGERCPQQADPEQEWREKLFSECQDEFSEMFGQYDADFLRDDEDEEDYGDWAERIRREYMTKQQARVQRGGPSSRSRKSKNEREEEVKEEERSRRELHARLEKEHKEYLERAARKHEETQRGRKTRYEERCAATFHSSTSSSGVEPSGMLGYNDIPWPAPRGSLDEMLAVMLHGADRSDVSAFRKLIRRQQALWHPDKFSQRCDGRLLERDRQKIMNTVTALSQELNRLAQSLR, from the exons ATGGTATCCCGAAAACAGACTAAGATTTGGCGGTACGTGGAAGAGGGAAGTTTTTTGAAGCTGAAGGCGTATCTGCGTAAACACAAAGATGTAGAGCTAAACTTTTCTCAGGGGAAAAGGCAGAGGAGCCTATTGCATGTGGTCTGCTCTCATGGCGACGATGCCATCCTCAGACTGTTGTTAAAGCATGGAGCAGACCCCCTTCGAAGGGATCGAAACGGGGACACTCCATTACATCTCGCCGCAAAGAGGGCTCTCAAGTATGGCAAAACAG ATTACGATGACCTGGTGGTTCCTCTACGTAAACACTGCCCAGCTGCGCTCAATACGCCGAACCACACTGGAGTCACTCCTAGCGCACTGCTTGAAGGAATACGGTTTGGGCAG GGCGCAAGTCTTGGAGAACGCTGTCCCCAGCAAGCTGATCCAGAGCAGGAATGGAGAGAGAAACTGTTTTCTGAATGCCAGGATGAGTTTTCCGAGATGTTTGGACAGTATGATG CTGATTTTCTGAGGGATGATGAAGACGAGGAAGACTATGGAGACTGGGCAGAGAGGATCAGGCGTGAGTATATGACGAAGCAGCAGGCACGAGTACAGAGGGGTGGACCTTCATCGCGCTCCAGGAAATCGAAGAATGAACGAGAGGAAGAGGTGAAGGAAGAGGAGCGGAGCCGCAGGGAGCTCCACGCCAGGCTGGAGAAGGAGCATAAGGAGTACCTGGAGCGCGCAGCCCGCAAGCACGAGGAGACGCAGCGAGGACGGAAGACTCGTTACGAGGAGCGTTGCGCCGCCACATTCCACAGCTCTACCTCCTCCTCAGGAGTGGAACCCAGCGGCATGCTGGGATACAATGACATCCCCTGGCCAGCTCCACGGGGCTCTCTGGATGAGATGCTGGCGGTGATGTTGCATGGCGCAGACCGATCCGACGTTTCTGCCTTCCGAAAGCTTATCAGACGGCAGCAGGCCCTCTGGCACCCAGATAAATTTTCCCAGCGCTGTGACGGGCGGCTGCTAGAGAGAGACCGGCAGAAGATCATGAATACAGTCACAGCCCTCTCTCAGGAGCTCAACAGACTGGCCCAGAGCCTCCGCTGA